In a genomic window of Pelotomaculum thermopropionicum SI:
- the CaiA gene encoding acyl-CoA dehydrogenases — protein MSFMASMELTSEQQELKKKVRAFVEEHVIPVAKYYDETGEFPLPVIKEAAKIGLLCTVVPKEYGGLGVDALSAAIISEELGRGCAGIATTIGGNSLSSYAVLIGGSSEQKRKWCQYLLDGKLASFALTEPGAGSDAGSVQTTAVLDGNEYVINGSKCFITTGGYASIYTVIASTDTSKGVKGLSAFIVEAEREGIFVGKHENKMGIRASNTVELMFKNVRVPKENLIGKEGEGFKLAMQTLDSGRINQAAMAVGLSQAALEAVVDFVNGQQRGGKLLAKSQYIQFKVADMCMAVETCRNMVYKVCYLKDSGQHFSKEAAIAKAYCTDTAMWVASEAVDIFGIYGYMKDSPVEKLYRDVKVMQIYEGTNQVQRIVIANNVLR, from the coding sequence TTGAGTTTTATGGCAAGCATGGAACTGACATCTGAACAACAAGAATTAAAGAAGAAAGTTAGGGCTTTTGTAGAAGAGCATGTAATTCCAGTAGCTAAGTATTATGATGAGACAGGTGAATTTCCCTTACCCGTAATAAAGGAAGCAGCCAAGATTGGGTTATTATGTACGGTGGTGCCTAAAGAGTATGGTGGGTTGGGGGTAGATGCTTTATCTGCTGCTATTATATCGGAGGAACTTGGTCGAGGTTGTGCTGGTATAGCTACAACCATAGGGGGGAACAGTTTATCTTCGTATGCGGTTTTAATTGGTGGGAGTAGTGAGCAAAAGCGTAAGTGGTGTCAGTATCTTTTAGATGGCAAGCTAGCTTCTTTTGCTTTAACCGAACCTGGGGCAGGTTCTGATGCTGGGTCGGTGCAGACGACCGCGGTGCTTGACGGGAATGAGTATGTAATTAACGGTTCCAAGTGTTTTATTACTACAGGCGGTTATGCGAGCATATATACTGTGATTGCTTCTACAGATACTTCAAAAGGGGTTAAGGGGTTGAGCGCTTTTATTGTAGAAGCTGAGCGTGAGGGTATTTTTGTGGGTAAGCATGAGAACAAGATGGGTATTCGGGCTTCCAATACAGTGGAGTTAATGTTTAAGAATGTAAGGGTACCCAAGGAAAATCTTATAGGCAAAGAAGGGGAAGGTTTTAAGTTGGCCATGCAGACATTAGATTCTGGGCGGATTAACCAGGCTGCGATGGCAGTTGGTTTAAGCCAAGCTGCGTTGGAAGCTGTTGTTGATTTCGTCAATGGGCAGCAAAGAGGAGGGAAGTTACTGGCCAAATCCCAGTATATTCAGTTTAAAGTTGCAGATATGTGTATGGCTGTAGAAACGTGTCGGAATATGGTTTACAAGGTGTGTTATTTAAAGGATTCAGGTCAGCATTTTAGCAAGGAAGCAGCTATAGCCAAAGCTTACTGTACAGATACTGCGATGTGGGTAGCCTCGGAGGCAGTAGATATATTTGGCATTTACGGTTATATGAAAGACTCGCCTGTAGAGAAGCTCTATCGGGACGTAAAAGTGATGCAGATTTATGAAGGTACCAATCAGGTACAGCGGATTGTTATTGCCAATAATGTACTCAGGTAA
- the CaiA gene encoding acyl-CoA dehydrogenases: MDFQFTEEQLLIKNSIREFAEENAENEDSYAVVKRLADIDFLGIFFPEIYGGAGSDFTSFIIAVEELAKVSASAAVVYANHCCLAENAIYQWGSDELKEEYLSKLCRGEKIGGFAFSEGSLNTDWLLINTTAERQGGYYILNGKKTYVVNAQPQSLFIVVAKTGEKEYSSFVVEGDAGGVTVGPAHAKMGLEGVCVTDITLENVKVPAANLIGTPGQGLAIAAGVLGLQNVALAAIAVGISQTALEKSISYAKERVQFGRPIIKFEALQVMVGKMAAYTEAARLLTYKAASLRDQGEDFVQAGEMARYIAQTAGEQTCIDAVQIHGGYGYSKDLGIDALYRDMKGISLFDTSEKPIILQIARKSIT, translated from the coding sequence ATGGACTTTCAATTTACCGAAGAGCAGCTTCTAATTAAGAATAGCATTAGAGAATTTGCTGAAGAAAATGCAGAGAATGAAGATAGTTATGCAGTTGTGAAAAGATTAGCAGACATTGATTTTCTAGGCATTTTTTTTCCAGAGATCTATGGTGGGGCAGGTTCTGATTTTACCAGTTTTATTATAGCCGTAGAAGAGCTAGCAAAAGTTTCAGCTTCCGCTGCTGTTGTATATGCGAATCACTGTTGCTTAGCAGAGAATGCCATTTATCAATGGGGTTCAGATGAGTTAAAAGAAGAGTATCTTTCCAAACTTTGCCGGGGTGAAAAGATTGGTGGTTTTGCTTTTAGCGAGGGCAGTTTAAATACAGACTGGTTGCTAATAAACACTACTGCAGAGAGGCAGGGAGGTTACTATATTCTGAATGGGAAGAAGACCTATGTAGTTAATGCCCAGCCGCAGAGTCTATTTATTGTTGTGGCCAAAACTGGAGAGAAAGAATATAGCTCATTTGTGGTAGAGGGAGATGCAGGAGGGGTAACGGTTGGACCGGCTCATGCGAAGATGGGTTTAGAGGGAGTCTGTGTTACCGATATTACCTTGGAGAATGTAAAGGTTCCTGCAGCCAATCTTATTGGCACACCTGGGCAAGGATTGGCAATTGCTGCTGGAGTTTTAGGTTTACAGAATGTGGCTTTAGCTGCCATTGCTGTTGGCATATCCCAAACTGCTTTAGAAAAGAGCATTAGTTATGCTAAAGAGAGAGTACAGTTTGGTAGGCCGATTATTAAGTTTGAGGCATTACAGGTAATGGTTGGTAAAATGGCAGCATATACAGAAGCTGCGCGTTTATTAACTTACAAAGCAGCCAGTTTAAGGGATCAGGGTGAAGATTTTGTTCAGGCAGGGGAAATGGCCCGGTACATTGCCCAGACTGCGGGTGAGCAGACCTGCATTGATGCGGTTCAGATTCATGGAGGTTACGGTTACAGCAAAGATCTTGGTATAGATGCACTTTACCGGGATATGAAAGGGATTAGCCTATTTGACACTTCTGAAAAGCCAATAATTCTTCAGATTGCTCGAAAGTCGATTACTTAA
- the FixC gene encoding dehydrogenases (flavoproteins) produces MSDKFEVVIVGAGVAGSTAAYILASAGLEVLLIERGNYAGSKNMTGGRLYSHSLNKIIPNFAKEAPVERKITKEKVSLLTEDSAITLDYHSSRLGGNLRDSYSVLRGEFDQWLAQKAEEAGAVLAAGVRVDELLTNNGKVVGVKAGEDEIEADVVVLADGVNSLLAQQIGLKKELQPHEVAVGAKEVIELPKQVIEDRFNLNEEEGAAWLFAGSCTSGIVGGGFIYTNKSSLSLGIVCTLSDIANSVKSVCQMVEDFKMHPAIKPLIKGGKLLEYSGHLVPEAGYDMVPQLYGDGVVIVGDAAGLVINVGYTVRGMDLAITSAEAAAKVIIKAREKGDFSKNSLATYKQFLDQSFVIKDMKLYKNFPHFMQNKRIFNDYPKLVDDILAGMFIVDGSTSKPLRKKVMDNLKTVGLMTLLKDSYKGMKAL; encoded by the coding sequence ATGTCTGATAAATTTGAGGTAGTGATAGTTGGAGCAGGTGTTGCTGGTAGTACTGCAGCTTATATTTTGGCAAGTGCCGGCTTGGAAGTGTTGTTAATTGAAAGAGGGAATTATGCAGGTAGTAAAAATATGACCGGCGGCAGGCTTTATAGTCATAGCCTAAACAAAATAATTCCAAATTTTGCTAAAGAAGCTCCTGTAGAAAGAAAGATTACCAAAGAAAAGGTAAGCTTACTAACGGAGGATAGTGCTATTACCTTAGATTATCACTCCAGCCGTTTAGGGGGAAATTTGAGAGATTCCTACTCGGTATTGCGTGGAGAGTTTGATCAGTGGTTGGCCCAGAAAGCAGAGGAAGCTGGGGCTGTGCTTGCCGCCGGGGTGAGAGTAGATGAGTTGCTTACAAATAATGGGAAGGTTGTCGGAGTTAAAGCAGGTGAGGATGAAATTGAAGCTGATGTAGTGGTATTGGCTGACGGGGTAAATTCCTTGCTTGCTCAACAAATAGGCTTGAAAAAAGAATTGCAGCCCCATGAAGTTGCTGTAGGTGCAAAAGAAGTAATTGAACTTCCTAAACAAGTAATTGAGGATAGATTTAACTTGAACGAAGAGGAAGGAGCCGCATGGCTTTTCGCAGGCTCTTGTACTTCAGGGATTGTTGGTGGAGGCTTTATCTATACCAATAAAAGTTCTTTATCCCTCGGAATTGTCTGTACCTTAAGCGACATTGCTAATTCAGTAAAAAGCGTCTGTCAAATGGTAGAGGATTTCAAAATGCATCCCGCAATAAAACCCCTTATTAAAGGAGGAAAACTTTTAGAGTATTCGGGGCACTTAGTTCCAGAGGCAGGCTATGACATGGTCCCTCAGCTCTATGGTGATGGGGTAGTCATTGTCGGGGATGCTGCTGGCCTAGTAATTAATGTTGGTTACACAGTTAGGGGCATGGATTTAGCCATTACTTCAGCAGAAGCAGCTGCTAAGGTCATTATTAAAGCAAGAGAAAAGGGGGATTTTAGCAAAAATAGTCTGGCAACTTATAAACAATTTTTGGACCAAAGTTTTGTAATAAAGGACATGAAACTTTATAAGAATTTTCCTCACTTTATGCAAAATAAGAGGATATTTAATGATTATCCAAAGTTAGTCGATGATATTTTGGCGGGAATGTTTATTGTTGACGGTAGCACTAGTAAGCCGCTTAGGAAAAAGGTCATGGACAACTTAAAAACAGTAGGTTTAATGACCCTGTTAAAAGATAGCTACAAAGGAATGAAAGCTTTATGA
- the FixB gene encoding electron transfer flavoprotein, alpha subunit codes for MNKVWIISDHPETAYELAGKAKTLGTSLTAYVLGDNDVAQRVISFGADVVKLMQLPQTTVWEQYLSVLLQEAGTENPELILVASTCRGKDLAAQLAAKLDCPCVTDSKKLEEKDGKLVLQRIIYGGLAYQDIECNTFPVIVTIAPHTFEKGEPEEKQGEIFNLSLIGEGPIQVVERKAKEAASVNLAEADIVVGVGRGLTQQSGLAMFEELAKLLGGEVGCTRPIAEDLKWLPEERYLGITGKQIKPNLYLCAGVSGQIQHVYGIRESKVIVSINNNENAPIFKVSDYYIVGDLEEVIPALISALK; via the coding sequence GTGAATAAGGTTTGGATTATTTCTGATCATCCGGAAACTGCATATGAGTTAGCAGGGAAAGCCAAAACTTTAGGTACGAGCCTGACAGCCTACGTGTTGGGTGACAATGATGTTGCTCAAAGAGTAATAAGTTTTGGTGCTGATGTTGTAAAACTAATGCAATTGCCCCAGACAACAGTATGGGAACAATATTTAAGTGTACTTTTGCAAGAAGCTGGAACCGAAAATCCAGAACTTATACTTGTAGCATCAACTTGCAGGGGCAAAGATTTAGCTGCTCAACTGGCAGCCAAGCTAGATTGCCCTTGCGTGACCGACAGTAAAAAGTTAGAAGAGAAAGACGGCAAGCTGGTTTTGCAGAGGATCATTTATGGTGGGCTGGCTTATCAAGATATAGAATGCAATACTTTTCCTGTAATTGTAACTATTGCTCCACACACCTTTGAAAAAGGTGAGCCTGAAGAAAAACAAGGAGAGATCTTTAACCTGTCTTTAATTGGAGAGGGGCCAATACAGGTTGTTGAGAGGAAGGCTAAAGAGGCAGCATCAGTTAACTTGGCTGAAGCAGATATAGTGGTAGGCGTTGGCAGGGGTCTAACCCAACAGTCAGGGTTAGCTATGTTTGAAGAGTTGGCTAAACTGCTGGGCGGCGAAGTTGGCTGTACCAGGCCTATTGCTGAGGATTTAAAGTGGCTGCCTGAAGAAAGGTATCTGGGAATTACGGGAAAGCAGATTAAGCCAAATCTTTATCTATGTGCAGGGGTGTCCGGACAAATCCAGCATGTTTACGGCATTAGAGAATCAAAAGTAATTGTTTCCATCAATAATAATGAGAATGCGCCTATTTTTAAAGTGTCTGATTACTATATAGTTGGTGACCTGGAAGAGGTAATTCCTGCTTTGATTTCAGCACTGAAGTAG
- the FixA gene encoding electron transfer flavoprotein, beta subunit, translating to MKVLVCYKWVLDEADIFVNEQDLSLNFDKAKGKINEYDRNAIELGASLKETVGCELYAATVGKGVKASVNDVLSRGPEKVFYMDSPGLDSLDSSVTARLLAAMIKKIGGIDLVICGEGSSDFYSRQVGPRIAALLGYASLSYAVDVQVNGSEIIVTRKLDDGTEVVKVSSPAVISVLPEINKPRIPSLKQILAAKKKPSTSLALEEIGLTEADLATSLTFGDVAAAIMERKRIRIDEGCQDISEAVAKLIKQLRADRVLN from the coding sequence ATGAAAGTTTTGGTTTGTTACAAATGGGTTTTGGATGAAGCAGATATATTTGTCAATGAGCAAGATCTCAGCCTCAACTTTGATAAAGCGAAGGGTAAGATTAATGAATATGACCGTAATGCCATAGAGTTGGGGGCAAGTTTAAAAGAAACCGTTGGATGCGAATTGTATGCAGCAACGGTAGGAAAAGGTGTTAAAGCATCCGTTAATGATGTATTATCCCGCGGGCCAGAAAAAGTATTTTATATGGATTCACCCGGGCTGGATTCTTTAGACAGTTCAGTAACGGCACGATTGCTGGCTGCTATGATTAAGAAAATTGGTGGCATAGACCTTGTTATATGCGGTGAAGGTTCAAGCGACTTTTACTCACGGCAGGTAGGGCCGAGAATTGCTGCTTTACTTGGTTATGCATCTCTGAGTTATGCTGTAGACGTTCAGGTAAACGGTTCAGAGATTATTGTCACAAGAAAGCTGGATGACGGGACCGAAGTTGTAAAAGTAAGTAGTCCAGCAGTAATTTCTGTTTTACCTGAGATAAATAAACCAAGGATTCCGAGTCTCAAGCAAATTCTGGCTGCCAAGAAGAAACCTTCTACGAGCCTTGCTTTAGAAGAGATTGGTTTAACTGAGGCTGATCTGGCAACTTCACTGACATTTGGTGATGTTGCAGCTGCAATTATGGAACGGAAACGAATCAGAATAGACGAAGGTTGTCAAGACATTTCAGAAGCAGTGGCCAAACTGATTAAACAACTTCGAGCTGACAGAGTACTGAATTAA